AGATCGGCGTAGGTTTTTTCGGCAAAGAAGGCGGCCAGTTCGGTACGCACTCCTTCATAATCGCCATCCGCAGTTCGCTTCAACAGCTCCTCACGACCGATCTGACGCAGAAAGACCTGAAAGAACTGACCTTCAAGAGCGGCCAGAACGACATGGCGACCGTCCTTCACGCGATAGATCTGATAGTTAGGCAGAAGCCGGCTCAGCTGCATCTTGCTGCGCTCGGGGTTGCGTCCCGTCGCCAGATACTCGCCGGCATGCAGCGTGAGCATGCTGAAGGCTCCGTCCATCATCCCCGTATCGACGAAGTTACCGCGGCCTGTGCGCTCTCGTGCATAGAGAGCGGCTAAGATACCGGAAAGAGCAAGCAGTGTTCCACCGGCGATATCGGCGACCTGAATGCCCGGCAGTACAGGATCCTCTTCCGTGCCCGTAATATGCAGAACGCCTGTGCCCGCCAGATAATTCGCGTCATGCCCGGCCTTATCGCGATCGGGCCCGGTCGTTCCATAACCCGAGATGGCGCAATAGATCAAACGGGGAAAGCGCTCTTTTAGCGCCGTATAACCCAGGCCGAGATCGTCCATCATTCCGGGTCGAAAACCTTCGAGCAGAACATCGGCCGTCTCCAGGAGCTTGAGCAGCAGCTCCTGTCCTTCCGGTCGCTTGTAGTTCAGAGTGATCGCCTTTTTGTTGCGGTTAACGACATAGAAATAGGCGTTTGTTTCTTCTCCGTTGCCTCGCAATACGGGGCCCATACGCCTTGTTCCGTCGATGGCGACGGGATGCTCCACCTTGATCACCTCGGCGCCCAGATCGGCGAGATGCATGGAGCAGAGCGGCCCTGGAAGCAGCATGGAAAGATCAAGAACACGAACGCCGGCCAGAGGGCCGTTGCTGGCATCGCTGCCGGAATACGAATAGGTTTGCATAAGAAATCCTTTATATTTTAGAGTATCTGAGTGATTGACGGGCACTTTTTATCGATCCAGATTGACTTTCAAGTCAATTTTCACCTGTTCGGTTATCACAATTTCGGATTTCAAAGCAAGAATCGTGGTGCAACGGCTCCCGGGTCATGCTAACTACTATGTATGACGGCTGACACAGCATCACTGAAAACACTCGCAGAAGAACGCTGGAATGTGCTTGTATCGAGGCGGAGCCATGTGCCCGATGCAAGCACTTCAGGCCTCGCCGTTCCACTTAATCCCGCCTTGCTCGAGCCGGGCTTCTTTTACGGTGTGAAGACGACGAAGATCTACTGCCGCCCGAGATGTCCGTCGAAGCTTGCCCGTCGCGAGAACGTCGTCTTCTTTGACACGATTGAAATGGCCAGGCGGGCCGGATTCAGGCCCTGCAAGCGTTGCCGTCCCGACGATGCGTCCTCCGGTACGAAGAACGACAACATCATCGCCTCACTCTGTCGCTACATCGACGGCTGCGAACATATTCCGACGTTAAATGAGCTCTCTCAGAGATGCGCCATCAGCCCTTATCATCTTCACAGACTTTTCCGCGAGCGGACGGGCCTGACGCCTCGTCAGTATGCGAACGGACGTCGTCGCGAACGCCTGCGATCCGAACTACCGAAAAGCCGTTCGGTCACCGATGCGCTTTATCAGAGCGGATATAATGCCGGCAGTCGCTTCTATTCGGATTCCGATCGCACGACAGGCATGTTGCCGACAAAATACAGAAACGGCGGCGATGGTGTCGTTATTCGCTACGCGACCGGCCAATGTTCTCTCGGCCGTATCCTGATCGCTGAAAGCGATCGCGGCATCTGCGCCGTTCTGTTTGCCGATCATGACGATATTCTGAGACGGGAACTGACCGCCATGTTTCCAGCCGCCGGCATCACCGAAGATACAGAATCGTTATCCGATCGCCTGCGCGCCGTTACGTCGCATATCGAGCATCCCGGCCGCATCTTTTCGCTGCCGCTGGATCTGCAAGGAACGGTCTTTCAACGGAGGGTCTGGCAGGAATTGCAGACGCTCTCGCCCGGCACGACGATCAGCTATGCCGACCTCGCCCGCCGTATCGGATCGCCCGATGCCGTCCGCGCCGTCGCCGGAGCCTGCGCGGCGAACCGTCATGCCGTCGTTATCCCCTGCCATCGCGTATTGCGCTCGGACGGATCCATATCGGGATACCGATGGGGCGTAGAGCGAAAGAAGCTGCTGATAGAAAGGGAGAGGCAGAGCCGAATCGACGATTAAACGACAACGTAGATCTGTAAAAGCTCCAGATCAAACTCAATGCGGGACTCGGCCTTCAACTGCGAGAGCTGTAGCTGCATCTCCTGGCGCACCTTGATAAGCTCGTTCTCGGTGCGAGTCAGCACCGCCTTTCGCTCCGGAACGGGATTCTGGGATGCGCGCATACGCTCGATATCCTTCTTCTCTTCAAGCTGGCGAATCTTTTTACCGAAGCTGATCTCGATCTTCGATTCTTCGCTTCGAAAAAGCCCGTTCCGTTCCCGACGCACTTCCTGTCCGCGCTGAAGCGCATGCTCGCTCACGATCTTGCGACATGCCTCGATCTCTGCCGGATGCACAGCGAGCATCTCGGGCAACAGTCGCTCATCGTCTTCGAAGGGAAGACGATCGAGAATCGTAATCGCAGGCTCTGCATCGGGCAGACCGTCTGATCCTCCGGCCGGACGAAAGCTCATCGCAAGATCGGTGAACTGCAACCCAGAGCGATAGTGAATCACCCAGGTCAGATAAAGGCCGGGCTGCAGACCGCGACGACGCTTTACGGTTAACTGTGTGCGGCGCTCCGGATGATGCATGAAATAGTCGATGGCCTGTTCGATCAGCGGATGCCCGGCGGCCAGAAAGACAAGTCGCTCGTTCTGAAGGGCATAGTCCGAGTCGAAGGTCGCCTCTTCTGAGGCCTCTGTGTGCAGATCGTGCAGGCGGTAGACGGTGCACGTTTCGCGACGTTCTTCGATCTGGCGGCGACCCTTCCGGGAGGCCTGTTCGGCCTGCTCGGCCCTGACGATCTCCTGCTCGCGATCGTCGGGCAGCAGCTCGACCTCGCGCAGGCGTTCAAGACGGAACCGGCCCTCCGGAACGATCTTCAAGAAACGCAGAACGAGGTCTTCGATAAGGCCGTTATCCAGACGTCGCTCCCGTCTTGTATAGCGATAGTAATCATTGAGATTAAAGTCGACGAAACGCGGAGCGACAAGCTGATTCAACAGATTATACGAGTCCCGGGCCCTGCTGACGCGCTCTTCAAGGCCTTCGTCGAAGTCATTCTTGCCGATGCGGCCCGAGATAAAGTCCATGAGACTGCGCGAGAAGCGCAGATCGTCTTCGACGGTGCCAAGCAGCATGTCGGAGGGCCCTATCGACTCCTCAAAAAGACGGATCTTCTGTTCAAGCACCTCGATGACGCGCTCGGCGACCGTATCGCGTGTGCAGAAGTTCAGAATCAGGCAGTCGTTCTTCTGCCCGAAACGGTGGATCCTGCCGATACGCTGCTCGATCTTCAGAGGCGACCACGGAAGATCATAGTTCACGAGGATGTCGGCAAACTGCAGATTTCGCCCTTCGCCGCCGGCCTCGGTGCAGATCAGCACCTCGTCGTCGCGCTTGAACGTTTCGATGGCATCCTCTTTCTGTTTTACGTTCAAGGAGCCGTGGAACTGCACGACGCGATAGCCCTCAAGGGCCTCGGCCAGATACTCCTGCGTCGTGCGGAACTGCGTGAAGATAATGAACTTCTTGTGTCCTTTCTTGCGCAGTTGATCGACGGCCTCTTTCAGCTTCACGACCTTGCGGTCCACGCGAATCCGGCGTCCGAGCTGGATCAATCGCGAAAGCGTGAGGATCTCTTTGCGAAAATCGTTCAGGTTCTTCTGCAAAACGGAGCGGTCGTCGCCGCCCAGCTCTTCGGCCAGTTCGACTAAATACTCTTCGTCTTCGATCGAATCGAGCGAATCCATGAAGTCGTCTTCTTCCTGCACAAGACGCTCGGCGAACGAAGCGGTACGATGCATGCGCATCTCAAGCATGGCCTTGCGCTTTTCCAGAGCGCGCAGAAGGGCCCGCGTCGACGAATCCAGCAGCTTCTGGAAGACGATCATCACGAATCCGACGGCCCTGTTCTTCTCGGACATGGCGATGTTGTATTCGCGCTTCACATATTCCGTCGTCGCGTCATAGAAGGCGCGCTCTTCGGGGCTGAGATCGAAACGCACCGTGCGGGCGATGCGACGCGTGAATCCGCCCACCTCTACCTTGCGGCGGCGAATCAGGATCTTTTCGAGCTTCGTTCGCAGCTGCTCGACGCTTTCGCCGTTGCGCGACGGAATGACGTATTCGTTATAGAAAGAATGCTTCGGACCGAGCAGATGCGGATCGAGCAGATGAATCAGATAATAAAGCTCTTCAAGCTTGCCGCGAAAAGGCGTGGCGCTTAACAGAAGAAGGGCGTCGACACGCGAGGCGATCTGATCGGCGAATTGATATCCCTGTGTGATCTTGTTGTCGTCGCGACGCAGGCGATGCGCCTCGTCGAAGACGGCCATATCCCACGGCATCTTTAAGATCTTTTCGTTGTACTTCTCGTTCTTGATGAAGTCGATCGACGTGATGATGCGGATGGACTCGGACTTCGCTGCCTGCGCCATAACGGAATTGAAGTTCCCCCGGTTCATGACGAGGAACTCTTCATTGAACCGCGTACGCATCTCATTCTGCCATTGAATCGTAAGTGTCGCCGGCGTGGTGACGAGGATGCGTCGGTAACCTTTACGCAGCATCAGCTCCTTCATAACCAGACCGGCCTCGATCGTCTTACCGAGGCCGACTTCATCGGCGAGAAGAAAGCGAGGTCGCAGAGCCGAACAGACGCGATGCGTCGCCTCAATCTGATGAGGAAGAAGACGCGTTCGCGAATTCGAAAGACTGCTGAGCTTGTCGTAGCTATGACTGAGACGTATGCGATGGGCCAGATAAACAAGCGCCGGCAGATCGCTTCCTCTTGCGGCTACAAATACCGGATTCTCGCCTTCCACCGGTTGCGCGGGAAGCGAGAACAGATCGACGCCTGTCATTTCTTTAATGGAAGAGGAAGCCTTCATCGATATATCTGTACTGTCAGAAGCCTGATCGGCCCCAACAGGTTGTACAGGCTGGATTATGTCTCATTTTCAGCAAGTCAAATTTTGGAGCCTGTCCTAAAACCGCCTCTTCAAGGTCAGGCTGCTCCGCGCAATCGCCCATCCCCGTTTAACCGGATTCCCGGAACTGTAAAGCTGCGTTACAGATGCCAGCGCAGTCGGCTGCCCGTCGGCCCTGGCAGGACTTCGATACGGGCCTCCACCTGCTGGCGTATCTCTTCGACGTGCGAGATGACTCCGACAAGACGTCCGCCTTCTTGAAGCTGCTTCAAAGTCGAAAGCGCAAGATCAAGGGCTTCAGGATCAAGAGATCCGAAGCCTTCATCGATGAGAATCGTATCAAGTCGGATGCCGCCCGTGCGCGACTGGACGACCGAAGAAAGGGCAAGCGCCAGAGCAAGCGAGGCGAGAAAGCTCTCTCCACCCGAAAGCGAAGAGACGGGACGCAGCTTACCCGTGCGATGATCGTACACAACGAGATCAAGTCCGAACGTCTGTCGCAGGTCGTCGCTTTCCTGCGATCTGCGCAGTGAATAGCGTCCCTGTGTCATACGACGCAGGCGCTCCGAGGCGTTACCCAGAACCTCTTCCAGTCGATAGGCAAGCACATAACGCTGCAATGTGATCCTTCTACCCGATGCGCCCGATGCGGCATCGGCTAACCCTTTCCAGAGCTCTCTTCGTCTGCGCAGGCTTTCCTGATCGCGATCGAGTTCGCGCACCGCTTCGATGGCGCGTAGCAGATTCATCTGCCGTTCGACAAAGGCCCCTTTCTCAGTATGCAGACGACTCTGGCTTTCCTGTAGCCTTTGATTCTCTTCTTTGAGGATGCCCAGGTCGGGGCGTTCTTTCTGTGCTGTCTTCTCTGCAAGCTCGCTGAAGCGAGACTCCAGGCCCTGACGCTGCGCGTCGTACCGTCTGATCTTCTGCTTGAGTAATTCTCTTTCTTCGACTGGCATGGCCGCAGCAAGAAACTGCTCTTCACTCTGCCAGCCTGATTCTTCAAGCAGAGAACGAAAGGCATGACGCTGTTTCTCAAGCGCTATCGATTCTTCGGCATGACGCTCCTGAAGCGAACGCAGCGTGGCCGAAGTAGATGCCTCTTCGCGTACGGCCCTTTCATAGTCGCTTTGCAGTTGAGTCAGTCGCTTCTGATCGGATTGCTCATCTGCAAGAAGACGCTCCAGTTCTTTCGTGATGTTACTGATGCCATCTTTTCTCTCTGCTCCCTCAATACTGCCAACAGAACGAAACAGCTGCTCTCGCCCGGCAACGGAGGCAGAGAGCTTGCTCAACTCTTCAGAAAGCAGAAGCTGCATCTCGCGCAGACGCTCCGTCTCGCTTTCAAGAGATTTTTGCGAAGCGAGCAGAGCGTTACGTTCCGCCTGGATCTGCGCTTCCCGGCGCTCCGCATCGATGGCCAGGCGCAGATGTTCCTGTCTTTCTTTAACTTCGACCCGACGCTCGTCTTCACTCGCCAGGGCCAACGGACCGAGTTCTGCCTTCAACTCGGCAATACGTTCCTGAAGCAGCTGCACCTCTTTTTGATCGGCATGCTTTTTGCGCGAACATGCGTCATGCTCGGCACGCAGGGCGTCAAAACGCTCACGAAGCGTCAGAAGCGAATCATCGTCATGAGCGGCCGATGGCACGGCCGGAGCCGGATGGTGCTCGGAGCCGCAGACCGGACAGGGCTCGCCCGGAACAAGACTGCCGGCAAGCACGGCTGCCTGCGCTTTCTTCTGCTCTTCTTCAAGAGCGTGAATCGAACGCGCCGTTTCGTCAAGGGCTGTTTTTAAAGCGGCCTCTTTTGATGCAGCCAGTTCGGCCTCA
This region of Leptonema illini DSM 21528 genomic DNA includes:
- a CDS encoding CaiB/BaiF CoA transferase family protein, which gives rise to MQTYSYSGSDASNGPLAGVRVLDLSMLLPGPLCSMHLADLGAEVIKVEHPVAIDGTRRMGPVLRGNGEETNAYFYVVNRNKKAITLNYKRPEGQELLLKLLETADVLLEGFRPGMMDDLGLGYTALKERFPRLIYCAISGYGTTGPDRDKAGHDANYLAGTGVLHITGTEEDPVLPGIQVADIAGGTLLALSGILAALYARERTGRGNFVDTGMMDGAFSMLTLHAGEYLATGRNPERSKMQLSRLLPNYQIYRVKDGRHVVLAALEGQFFQVFLRQIGREELLKRTADGDYEGVRTELAAFFAEKTYADLQPIFDHTDTCLSPILTIEEAFANPQLHDRDAIVELEDRRLGKIRVPGSPFHLKETPVSYRLAPPDVGEHNAAVYGALGLDAARLEELKKKRIL
- the ada gene encoding bifunctional DNA-binding transcriptional regulator/O6-methylguanine-DNA methyltransferase Ada, whose product is MTADTASLKTLAEERWNVLVSRRSHVPDASTSGLAVPLNPALLEPGFFYGVKTTKIYCRPRCPSKLARRENVVFFDTIEMARRAGFRPCKRCRPDDASSGTKNDNIIASLCRYIDGCEHIPTLNELSQRCAISPYHLHRLFRERTGLTPRQYANGRRRERLRSELPKSRSVTDALYQSGYNAGSRFYSDSDRTTGMLPTKYRNGGDGVVIRYATGQCSLGRILIAESDRGICAVLFADHDDILRRELTAMFPAAGITEDTESLSDRLRAVTSHIEHPGRIFSLPLDLQGTVFQRRVWQELQTLSPGTTISYADLARRIGSPDAVRAVAGACAANRHAVVIPCHRVLRSDGSISGYRWGVERKKLLIERERQSRIDD
- a CDS encoding DEAD/DEAH box helicase codes for the protein MKASSSIKEMTGVDLFSLPAQPVEGENPVFVAARGSDLPALVYLAHRIRLSHSYDKLSSLSNSRTRLLPHQIEATHRVCSALRPRFLLADEVGLGKTIEAGLVMKELMLRKGYRRILVTTPATLTIQWQNEMRTRFNEEFLVMNRGNFNSVMAQAAKSESIRIITSIDFIKNEKYNEKILKMPWDMAVFDEAHRLRRDDNKITQGYQFADQIASRVDALLLLSATPFRGKLEELYYLIHLLDPHLLGPKHSFYNEYVIPSRNGESVEQLRTKLEKILIRRRKVEVGGFTRRIARTVRFDLSPEERAFYDATTEYVKREYNIAMSEKNRAVGFVMIVFQKLLDSSTRALLRALEKRKAMLEMRMHRTASFAERLVQEEDDFMDSLDSIEDEEYLVELAEELGGDDRSVLQKNLNDFRKEILTLSRLIQLGRRIRVDRKVVKLKEAVDQLRKKGHKKFIIFTQFRTTQEYLAEALEGYRVVQFHGSLNVKQKEDAIETFKRDDEVLICTEAGGEGRNLQFADILVNYDLPWSPLKIEQRIGRIHRFGQKNDCLILNFCTRDTVAERVIEVLEQKIRLFEESIGPSDMLLGTVEDDLRFSRSLMDFISGRIGKNDFDEGLEERVSRARDSYNLLNQLVAPRFVDFNLNDYYRYTRRERRLDNGLIEDLVLRFLKIVPEGRFRLERLREVELLPDDREQEIVRAEQAEQASRKGRRQIEERRETCTVYRLHDLHTEASEEATFDSDYALQNERLVFLAAGHPLIEQAIDYFMHHPERRTQLTVKRRRGLQPGLYLTWVIHYRSGLQFTDLAMSFRPAGGSDGLPDAEPAITILDRLPFEDDERLLPEMLAVHPAEIEACRKIVSEHALQRGQEVRRERNGLFRSEESKIEISFGKKIRQLEEKKDIERMRASQNPVPERKAVLTRTENELIKVRQEMQLQLSQLKAESRIEFDLELLQIYVVV
- a CDS encoding AAA family ATPase, which translates into the protein MRPLVLKMTAFGPYVHEQIVDFGELKGRNFFLIHGPTGSGKTSLLDAMCFALYGRSTGMRDTYRSHHADDKTLTSVVFEFTLGERRFRAERRMTKGGNVVPKLEEWKDGGYEIIVERKDFSDHIKSLLGFDVEQFRQVVMLPQGQFSRFLLASSKDKEAILKTLFGTDRYEQITAFLKEQAQSENARYTAIESSRTTLLTGQGATSLEELEAREPILAAELERLQQEESQLAVRQKELNLRLTSAEALHQIFLEYDSVAEQLERCRSDEIHRNRDDARLQEAEKAVRLQPAFERIQEMERSLFSQSEQLKKIGAEREGLVNRLQTLQEENRRMADAAPDRENRRRRIEELQRILPEWERFEGERRRLREATEQIETIKRTLEGAIAKREAGRQALERIDGELAELRAPAASRPLREQALVDWERLMRLHASFEQSRQRLEALEAELAASKEAALKTALDETARSIHALEEEQKKAQAAVLAGSLVPGEPCPVCGSEHHPAPAVPSAAHDDDSLLTLRERFDALRAEHDACSRKKHADQKEVQLLQERIAELKAELGPLALASEDERRVEVKERQEHLRLAIDAERREAQIQAERNALLASQKSLESETERLREMQLLLSEELSKLSASVAGREQLFRSVGSIEGAERKDGISNITKELERLLADEQSDQKRLTQLQSDYERAVREEASTSATLRSLQERHAEESIALEKQRHAFRSLLEESGWQSEEQFLAAAMPVEERELLKQKIRRYDAQRQGLESRFSELAEKTAQKERPDLGILKEENQRLQESQSRLHTEKGAFVERQMNLLRAIEAVRELDRDQESLRRRRELWKGLADAASGASGRRITLQRYVLAYRLEEVLGNASERLRRMTQGRYSLRRSQESDDLRQTFGLDLVVYDHRTGKLRPVSSLSGGESFLASLALALALSSVVQSRTGGIRLDTILIDEGFGSLDPEALDLALSTLKQLQEGGRLVGVISHVEEIRQQVEARIEVLPGPTGSRLRWHL